The genomic window GACGAGCAGCTCAACTCTGGCCGGCAAAGCCCCAGCCAGAGTGAGAGATGGGCAAGGCCAAAGATTTTGGACGATGAAATTAAACGCACTGAACACAATCCACCCAGGTCCCAAAGCCCAGGGTACCCAATGTACACAGAGGGAAATGGTGAAAGTGAAGATAAGCTTAAAAAATACCAGCCCCTGTTTGTTCAACAGGACATGTCTGTAGGATTCCGAACCAGGGGACCAAATGAGCAAAGTAGCAGTGCATCTGGTCAtggaatgaacaaaaaaattaaccaaACTATTTGTACTGTGGATGATTTTGGTGATGACAAACCAACAAACTACAGTGAGCGCTATTCAGAAGAGGAACAACTTGATGAACAGCCTACCAATTACAGCATAAAATACAATGAAGATCACCACGTAGAACAACCTATCGATTATAGTCTGAAGTATTCTGATGCGTCTTCTAAAAAGCCAGTGTTCAGTCACTCAAAAGCATCATCTTCACAGAGCTCTGTCAAGGAACAGTTAAGCCAGGACAGTTCATCATCGGTTTCATCGATAAAAACTCAGAATAGGCAAAAACAGCTCCAGCAATCCTCGGCTCGATCGGGGCCTGGTAGGTCAATTCAAAAGACCACTTGTAAGGCTCCAACAATAAATCAAGAAACATTGCAGACCTATTGTGTGGAAGATACACCTATATGTTTTTCAAGGGGGAGCTCCTTATCATCATTATCTTCTGAAGACGAAATGGAGAGCTGTAAGCAAAATGTAAATGCAGCAAGTAATTACACGACTTTGGCTGTAGCCGAGAAGTCGTCCAATAATGTTCCTGATCAGCGCACAACAGAAGGCCAGTCATCCAGCCATTATGTAAGAATGAAGCCACCACGACACCAAGGATCTCATGTCGGGCATGGTGAGGGTTCCAGACATCAAAAAGCAGTAGAATTTTCATCAGGTGCTAAATCACCATCAAAAAGTGGTGCGCAGACACCCAAAAGTCCCCCTGAGCATTATGTGCAAGAAACACCTCTTGTTTTTAGCAGATGCACTTCTGTCAGCTCTCTTGATAGCTTTGAGAGCCACTCCATTGCAAGCTCAGTACAAAGTGAGCCATACAGCGGAATGGTCAGCGGCATAATAAGCCCTAGTGACCTGCCTGATAGCCCTGGCCAAACCATGCCACCCAGTCGTAGCAAgacacctccacctccacccccGCGTACGACATCCATAAAGCAGAAAGTTTGCATGCCACCACATTCTGAAAAACGTGACTTGGCACCAAGGCATGCAGCTGTCAATGCTGCTGTGCAAAAAGTGCAAGTGCTTCCAGATAATGACACACTTCTTCATTTTGCTACAGAGAGTACTCCAGAGGGATTTTCATGTGCTTCTAGTCTCAGCGCATTAAGTCTGGATGAGCCCTTTATTCAGAAGGATGTGGAGCTAAAAATAATGCCCCCGCTTCATGAGGATGACCACGGAAACAAGACTGAATCGGAGAAAGAAGACATTAAAGAGTCCAAGAGGCAAGACAAGCCTCCAGCAACTACTGAATCCGAGAAAGACATACTGGATGACtctgacaatgatgatgatgatagaaaGATCCTAGAAGCATGTATAAATTCGGCCATGCCAACAAAGTCTTCGAGAAAACCCAAGAAACAAACACCCCCAACCACTTCAAGAATACCACCACCAGTGGTCTGTAAACCCAGCCAGCTCCCTGTTTACAAATTACTACCCTCACAAAACAGAGGGCAACTGCAAAAACATATGGCACTAAGTCATGGAGAAGACATGCCTCGTGTATATTGTGTAGAAGGAACACCTACTAACTTCTCCACAGCAACATCTCTTAGTGATCTTACTATTGATTCTCCTCCAAATGAGTTGGCTGCTATTGAAATTCCAGCTCCCCAAGCAGAGGCATCAAATCAAAGACGAGACACCGTCCCAGAGGGTAAAAGTGCAGAAACAACCGACATTGCTGGTGCTTTTGACTTGCAGTGTGCTCCTGGTGAGAATGAAGGGGATGACATTCTTGCTGAGTGCATCAACTCGGCAATGCCAAAAGGTAAAACACACAAGCCATTCAGGGTGCAAAAAATGTCAGATCAGCCTCAGCATCCACCTACTGCTACTGGAAGTTTAGTCCAGCAAgagtttgaaaagaaaaagccaACGTCCCCTGTAAAACCAATGCCACAGAGCAGTGAATATAGAGCAAGAATGCTCAAGCGACCAGATGCCCCTAGCAACTTTTCAGAGCCAGCGTTTCctgataaaaacacagaaacaaaaaaactagAGTCTAAAGCATGCCCCAGATTGGCAGATAAGCCTTTGAATACTGAGGAACGTGCCCGTCCAGGTTTTGCCTTTGATTCTCCACATCATTACACGCCAATTGAGGGTACTCCTTATTGCTTCTCTCGCAACGATTCACTAAGCTCTCTCGACTTCGAGGACGACGATCTTGACCTTTCAAAAGAGAAAGCCGAGCTCCGAAAAGATAAGGAACAAAGAAACCTTCCACCTTCCAAAAGTAATGGAGAGCATTctggaaacaggaaaaatgtgTCCACATTTCAGATTGCACCATCAAAGGCCCTTCAAAAACCAGGTTTTTCAATTGCATCCAAAGAAAATACTGGACCAGTGCATGATGAAAAGCAAAACTTTTCAATAGAGGACACCCCAGTGTGTTTCTCAAGAAATTCCTCCCTTAGTTCTCTTAGTGACATTGaccaagaaaacaacaacaaagattGCTCACACAAAGAGGACACATCACAAGTAGAAGTGCCCAGGCCTCAAGCCTCTGGCTATGCACCAAAAGCCTTTCATGTGGAGGATACGCCTGTGTGTTTCTCTCGAAATAGTTCTCTTAGCTCCCTCAGTATTGATTCCGAGGATGACCTCCTACAAGAGTGCATCAGTTCTGCAATgccaaagaaaaagaagcaacCACCTAGAAATAAGAGCGATGACCACGGTGTTAAGGAAGAGAAAAGCATGCTAGCTGATGGTATTTTAGCAGAGGAACCAGACCTCATACTGGatctcacagatacacacagtcCTATTTCAGAGCAAGCCTTGTCTCCAGACTCTGAATCATTTGACTGGAAAGCCATCCAAGAGGGTGCTAATTCAATTGTTAGCAGTCTGCACCAGGCTGCAGCCAGTCTATCCAGACAAGGATCATCTGATTCAGATTCTATCCTTTCTCTTAAATCTGGCATTTCAATTGGCTCCCCCTTCCACCTGCCTTCAAATCAAGATGACAATAAGCCACCTGCCCATAAAGGACCAAGAATATTGAAACCTGGTGAAAAAAGTACTttagagacaaaaaagaaagatgatGATGCTGCTAAAAGCCTAAAAGGTGGTAAGAAAGTATATAAAAGTCTTATCACTGGAAAACCACGACCCAGTCTTGAGACCATAACTTCTCAGCAGAGACAAACTCAAGTTCCTGTAGTGTCACGAGGAAGGACAATGGTTCATGTCCCTGGTGTGAGAAGCAGTTCTCCGAGTACCAGCCCTATTCCAAAAAAGCCTCCTACTCGTGGACAAGCCACAAAACCCCCAGCTCCTCAGGCACCAAATTCTGGAAACTCACCTAGGACTATGAAAACACCATCAAAGTCAGACCCTAGTCCTGCTAGAGAACCAGCTGCTTCCCAGGGAGGATCAAGTAAAACCTCCTCTCGATCAGGATCAAGAGACTCTACACCATCTAGACCACCCCAACAATCCCTAGCTAGACCCATGCAGTCTCCTGGTCGTACCTCTGCCTCGCCAGGTAGGAACGGTCTAACTCCACCAAACAAATTCTCTCAGATACCTCGTAATGTTTCTCCAAGTGCAACTTCCAAACCTGGGTCTGGTCGAATGTCTTACCCCTCTCCAGGAAGGCAGCTGAGTCAGCATACACCTCCAAAACATAGTGGCTTGCCAAGAAGCACCAGTGGTATCCCCAGGAGTGAATCTGCTTCAAAAATTCTAAATCAGTGTGGAGCCACAGGCCCTTCCAAAAAAGCAGAGCTCTCTCGAATGTCTTCCACAAAGTCAAGTGGGAGCGAGTCTGACAGATCAGAGAAACCTGGTCTTGTTCGCCAATCCACGTTTATCAAAGAAGCCCCAAGTCCAACCCTGAAAAGGAAATTAGAGGAGTCTGCTTCTTTTGAGTCTTTGTCTCCTTCCTCTACTAGTCAGTCTCAAACACCTATTTCAAGTCCATCCTTACCAGACatgtctctctcactgccttATCAAGGAAGTGGCTGGAAAAAGTCCCCCCAAAGCCAAAACTCCTCTGAAAATGGAGACAGTAAGTCACTTAGGCGGCATGACATCTCCCGATCCCATTCAGAGAGCCCCTCTAGACTCCCAATTAACAGGGGAGGGACATGGAAAAGGGAGCACAGCAAACATTCTTCCTCTCTCCCAAGAGTAGGAACTTGGAAAAGGACAGGCAGCAGTTCCTCTATACTCTCTGCATCATCTGAGTCTAGTGAGAAGGGCAGAAGTGAAGATGAACGCCAGCCAGCTAATCCACCTCAGCGATCTGGACAGAACAAGGATGGGGGTCTCGAAAGAAAAGGAACATGGAGGAAAATTAAAGATAGTGACAAGGGACACTCAATGACTCTTGACTTACCTGATCCAACTAGCGATGTACGCACAGCACATCAAACGAGCGCCACAGAATCAGTATCTGAGGATGTCTGGGTGAGGATTGAAGACTGTCCTATCAATAGCCCTAAGTCTAGTAAGTCACCAACGGCAAACACACCACCAGTAATTGATGGGTTTTCTGGAAGACTACATCCTAGTGATTGGGACTTGAGTGAAATGCATCATAGGCAGCAAACAACCAACGAGAATGGAGCCAGTCGACGTCTTGGTTCAGAaacaaatttgaatttaattcgAAGTAGTGAGAGTCTTGACAAAAAGGTGACTGACATAAAGCCTGTTTTAAGCACTCCAAATATTGCTACGGAAGTTCATGAAATTGCAATTGCTGAGCGTACACCTTTCAGCTCAACCAATTCCAGCAAACACAGCTCTCCAAGTGGTGCTGTTGCTGCCCGGGTTAGCCCTTTTAACTATACACCAAGCCCAAGAAAGAGTAGCGCTGACAACACAACACCAAGGCCATCTCAGATCCCCACACCAGTTAAcagcagtgtaaaaaaaatagactCCAAAGGAGACACGACAGAAAGCGGATCCTATATTGTCACCTCGGTGTAAAAGTGTGCTAATGTACTGGACAATACTCGATTTGGAGAAAAACTGTTTAAACTTATTGTAGTCAAAGCAAATATACGGTTGTGTACTTTTTGCTGGTAGAATTGTGACAGGCACACGTGAATATCTGTGGACGAGGGGCAGGATGTATGCCAATTTGTACAGATttaattatgtatatatttaatttaaaccaGTGACAAGATCTGATCTTGTCTGAATTGAGGTAGATAATTACAGTGGAATATTGGGGATGTTGCGATACCTTTTGGTTGACCTTCCTTACTAATGCATTTGATTTTTAAGGAACTGTACACCTGTATTAATTCAAATGTCAAACTTCTTTCTAATGCCACATATTGTATGTTATGACTTCCGCTCCTTGCATGAACTCCTCCAATGTTCTGCTATTTCCTGAAGTAAACTTGATGAGCATTGATGTGGACACTGATAGCTGTAGTGTAACATTTTACACGTTTGTCTGTGCTTTTGAAAGGAATTAACTATGGAAAAACCATAGTTCACTTCCATAGATCACTTCCGAGGATATTTACAACGGACAtagattataaaaaataaatagattcatTGCTCTGCTATTCGTGTACAACATTTTCAGGTGAGGtcaatgttttaaatgaacacTTTGGTTTATAAAGGATTGAAGTTGTTAGAATTAAATTATTGTAGgttttggtgttgttttttaaaacctaatttaCTTTACCCATTTTTCAGAGTtattgctgaagcacatgatcAGATATACTCTTTATCCAAAACGCTACCTTTTTCCCCCTCATGCAATAAAGTAGGCTGAGTGATGTTTGACACTTTTCAAATTACAAATGGCAAATCGATGTAATAAACACCACTTTGGTGAGAGTTGCCTCCTGTGCATTTTATCATTGAACCTGCTACagattgcattccttttttccatttgaatgagtttgttttaaaaaaaaattatatcgtTAAACTTTTGCATCATTTTTGATCGTTCAATTCTGCCAATTATGTAGTAGCTCATAGTTCTTGAAAATTGATTTGAACATTCATGAAGTTCTGGCTGCAGTAACTATTGTTTTAAGCTTACTTCTTAATCTAATAAATACAGCCATATATTAGTAATATCTTCGAAGTACGTCTTAGGGATCAAGTAAGTCAAAAGTGTTTGGTTTTTTTGAATGATTTTGAAGAATTACCTTTTAAACTGTGGAGCTTTGTGTACAATAATCAAAGCAGGTTGGCagcattaaactaaaaattagTATGTATGCTGAACATACACACTTTAGAGTGGCTGTTTGAGTAACCGTAGCATCAGTGCAAACCTTTTTCTTAAcgggatttttgttttgttttacaaacttctgtgtaaactctttaGAAATCCTCAGACCAGCCCATTCGATACTAATAACAATGCTATAGGTCAGGGGCCGGCAAGGGGTCACTCACTCATCCCGGcgttcactaaattccaggggtttcgttaccacgatgtaaagtgggcgtgtttccggagatcttggaaaaacgccctctttcaaaaaaaaccccagcatactatgaaggacaaaacagtcatacagcaGGGCTGCCAATTTTTGAGTTCAGTTTAGATTGAGATTTTTGGGGGCGTGGCTTTGGTTATGGGGCGTGGCTTACGGAGGGGCGTGGCTTGATgtggaaaaatacaaacaaaatccttgcattagcagGAGTGTAATAAGTATATattgattgtcaaagtatttggtatctgtacaaaatttcttgggagatttacattacgtttaatttaaactgaatgcgtgagagttggcagccttgtttgtattgttttttttatgataaagttatgttaaaataactgctcagtgctgcaaaacaaacaactctgctaatgctaacttaatcctatataaactatataacacaTAGGCCTATTGGTTACTAGTCTAAACTGGACGGAGACACGGAGcgccctgtaactcactgacctgcctgcgttcacaatccacacggtgcagatgggagggagaacggctgattacacagtttatgggaataaattgtgtacatatttccctcacaattgtcacaaaaaacACTACACCGTCTCTCTGCGCGTTGCTTTGCGAGACCATGCGGCGCGATTTGTTATTCCTCACTGCTGCACGAgtctgcgtgagaatatgggggtgtggcgtgagagcgTGAGATTGGGGTCAATTGCGTGAGTCTCACGCCGAATGCGTGAGAGTCGGCAGCCTTGCATACATGTAgatttattcttaaaaaaataaaaataaataaacaaccaaaaactacggttagggttaggttataaaataggccacgcctactcgATGACGCAAtatgttacgctgttctgaaatcccttgAAAATAAGCGCATCCCAGAAGCAGACGACATTTTTGGTtcgctgcagccggcaagttaaaatattgacgtcatgaatacgaagaggactcaattagacattgaacattttatttgaaagtaaccttcgtctcagcgtcttttttgttaaggttagttcaaactgttcaaaatatttttgtttgcttgcagaaataaaatttcacaGTTCATTGacttcataaataaacacactacagtttt from Tachysurus vachellii isolate PV-2020 chromosome 20, HZAU_Pvac_v1, whole genome shotgun sequence includes these protein-coding regions:
- the apc gene encoding adenomatous polyposis coli protein isoform X1: MAAASYDQLLKQVEALKMENSNLRQELEDNSNHLTKLETEASNMKEVLKQLQGNIEDDSNDSQGQIDFLERLKEINLEPSSFSAVKLRSKASMPGSSSGRSADSSPMGSFPRRGVTNGGRDSAGYLEELEKERSLLMAELQKEEKEKDWYYAQLQNLTKRIDSLPLTENFSLQTDMTRRQLEYEARQIRAAMEEQLGTCQDMEKRAQVRLVRIQQIEKDMLKLRQHLQSQPSETEAKHDLMAQAEGAQASGDTAIGNGACSQVTSSRIDHDTASEMSSGGSYSVPRRLTSHLGTKVEMVYSLLSMLGTHDKDDMSRTLLAMSSSQDSCIAMRQSGCLPLLIQLLHGNDKDSVLLGNSRGSKEARARASAALHNIIHSQPDDKRGRREIRVLHLLEQIRAYCETCWEWQESHERGVDQDKNPMPSPMEHQICPAVCVLMKLSFDEEHRHAMNELGGLQAIGELLQVDCEIYGLTSDHYSVTLRRYAGMALTNLTFGDVANKATLCSMKGCMRAMVAQLKSESEDLQQVIASVLRNLSWRADVNSKKTLREVGSVRALMECALEVQKESTLKSVLSALWNLSAHCTENKADICSVAGALAFLVSTLTYRSQTNTLAIIESGGGILRNVSSLIATNEEHRQILRESSCLQTLLQHLKSHSLTIVSNACGTLWNLSARNAKDQEALWDMGAVSMLKNLIHSKHKMIAMGSAAALRNLMANRPAKYKDANIMSPGSSLPSLHVRKQKALIEELDAQHLSETFDNIDNLSPKASHRSKLRHKHNVYGDYDGVCRPDGFNTSGVGVRSPYMNTPVLSSPSARENRGNADSVRAERDKSLDRERRGAVPEPDSGKRMGMQIPTTAAQIAMVMEEVQNMHLGIDDRTPGSTPDPHVVQDDLIRRKTGVHGHQNMYNYNKQDASGRPCPMPKLEYRASNDSLNSVSSTDGYGKRGQMKPSVDSYSEDDEGKWCVYRKYPADLAHKIHNANHMEDDDGDLDTPINYSLKYSDEQLNSGRQSPSQSERWARPKILDDEIKRTEHNPPRSQSPGYPMYTEGNGESEDKLKKYQPLFVQQDMSVGFRTRGPNEQSSSASGHGMNKKINQTICTVDDFGDDKPTNYSERYSEEEQLDEQPTNYSIKYNEDHHVEQPIDYSLKYSDASSKKPVFSHSKASSSQSSVKEQLSQDSSSSVSSIKTQNRQKQLQQSSARSGPGRSIQKTTCKAPTINQETLQTYCVEDTPICFSRGSSLSSLSSEDEMESCKQNVNAASNYTTLAVAEKSSNNVPDQRTTEGQSSSHYVRMKPPRHQGSHVGHGEGSRHQKAVEFSSGAKSPSKSGAQTPKSPPEHYVQETPLVFSRCTSVSSLDSFESHSIASSVQSEPYSGMVSGIISPSDLPDSPGQTMPPSRSKTPPPPPPRTTSIKQKVCMPPHSEKRDLAPRHAAVNAAVQKVQVLPDNDTLLHFATESTPEGFSCASSLSALSLDEPFIQKDVELKIMPPLHEDDHGNKTESEKEDIKESKRQDKPPATTESEKDILDDSDNDDDDRKILEACINSAMPTKSSRKPKKQTPPTTSRIPPPVVCKPSQLPVYKLLPSQNRGQLQKHMALSHGEDMPRVYCVEGTPTNFSTATSLSDLTIDSPPNELAAIEIPAPQAEASNQRRDTVPEGKSAETTDIAGAFDLQCAPGENEGDDILAECINSAMPKGKTHKPFRVQKMSDQPQHPPTATGSLVQQEFEKKKPTSPVKPMPQSSEYRARMLKRPDAPSNFSEPAFPDKNTETKKLESKACPRLADKPLNTEERARPGFAFDSPHHYTPIEGTPYCFSRNDSLSSLDFEDDDLDLSKEKAELRKDKEQRNLPPSKSNGEHSGNRKNVSTFQIAPSKALQKPGFSIASKENTGPVHDEKQNFSIEDTPVCFSRNSSLSSLSDIDQENNNKDCSHKEDTSQVEVPRPQASGYAPKAFHVEDTPVCFSRNSSLSSLSIDSEDDLLQECISSAMPKKKKQPPRNKSDDHGVKEEKSMLADGILAEEPDLILDLTDTHSPISEQALSPDSESFDWKAIQEGANSIVSSLHQAAASLSRQGSSDSDSILSLKSGISIGSPFHLPSNQDDNKPPAHKGPRILKPGEKSTLETKKKDDDAAKSLKGGKKVYKSLITGKPRPSLETITSQQRQTQVPVVSRGRTMVHVPGVRSSSPSTSPIPKKPPTRGQATKPPAPQAPNSGNSPRTMKTPSKSDPSPAREPAASQGGSSKTSSRSGSRDSTPSRPPQQSLARPMQSPGRTSASPGRNGLTPPNKFSQIPRNVSPSATSKPGSGRMSYPSPGRQLSQHTPPKHSGLPRSTSGIPRSESASKILNQCGATGPSKKAELSRMSSTKSSGSESDRSEKPGLVRQSTFIKEAPSPTLKRKLEESASFESLSPSSTSQSQTPISSPSLPDMSLSLPYQGSGWKKSPQSQNSSENGDSKSLRRHDISRSHSESPSRLPINRGGTWKREHSKHSSSLPRVGTWKRTGSSSSILSASSESSEKGRSEDERQPANPPQRSGQNKDGGLERKGTWRKIKDSDKGHSMTLDLPDPTSDVRTAHQTSATESVSEDVWVRIEDCPINSPKSSKSPTANTPPVIDGFSGRLHPSDWDLSEMHHRQQTTNENGASRRLGSETNLNLIRSSESLDKKVTDIKPVLSTPNIATEVHEIAIAERTPFSSTNSSKHSSPSGAVAARVSPFNYTPSPRKSSADNTTPRPSQIPTPVNSSVKKIDSKGDTTESGSYIVTSV
- the apc gene encoding adenomatous polyposis coli protein isoform X2, with protein sequence MPGSSSGRSADSSPMGSFPRRGVTNGGRDSAGYLEELEKERSLLMAELQKEEKEKDWYYAQLQNLTKRIDSLPLTENFSLQTDMTRRQLEYEARQIRAAMEEQLGTCQDMEKRAQVRLVRIQQIEKDMLKLRQHLQSQPSETEAKHDLMAQAEGAQASGDTAIGNGACSQVTSSRIDHDTASEMSSGGSYSVPRRLTSHLGTKVEMVYSLLSMLGTHDKDDMSRTLLAMSSSQDSCIAMRQSGCLPLLIQLLHGNDKDSVLLGNSRGSKEARARASAALHNIIHSQPDDKRGRREIRVLHLLEQIRAYCETCWEWQESHERGVDQDKNPMPSPMEHQICPAVCVLMKLSFDEEHRHAMNELGGLQAIGELLQVDCEIYGLTSDHYSVTLRRYAGMALTNLTFGDVANKATLCSMKGCMRAMVAQLKSESEDLQQVIASVLRNLSWRADVNSKKTLREVGSVRALMECALEVQKESTLKSVLSALWNLSAHCTENKADICSVAGALAFLVSTLTYRSQTNTLAIIESGGGILRNVSSLIATNEEHRQILRESSCLQTLLQHLKSHSLTIVSNACGTLWNLSARNAKDQEALWDMGAVSMLKNLIHSKHKMIAMGSAAALRNLMANRPAKYKDANIMSPGSSLPSLHVRKQKALIEELDAQHLSETFDNIDNLSPKASHRSKLRHKHNVYGDYDGVCRPDGFNTSGVGVRSPYMNTPVLSSPSARENRGNADSVRAERDKSLDRERRGAVPEPDSGKRMGMQIPTTAAQIAMVMEEVQNMHLGIDDRTPGSTPDPHVVQDDLIRRKTGVHGHQNMYNYNKQDASGRPCPMPKLEYRASNDSLNSVSSTDGYGKRGQMKPSVDSYSEDDEGKWCVYRKYPADLAHKIHNANHMEDDDGDLDTPINYSLKYSDEQLNSGRQSPSQSERWARPKILDDEIKRTEHNPPRSQSPGYPMYTEGNGESEDKLKKYQPLFVQQDMSVGFRTRGPNEQSSSASGHGMNKKINQTICTVDDFGDDKPTNYSERYSEEEQLDEQPTNYSIKYNEDHHVEQPIDYSLKYSDASSKKPVFSHSKASSSQSSVKEQLSQDSSSSVSSIKTQNRQKQLQQSSARSGPGRSIQKTTCKAPTINQETLQTYCVEDTPICFSRGSSLSSLSSEDEMESCKQNVNAASNYTTLAVAEKSSNNVPDQRTTEGQSSSHYVRMKPPRHQGSHVGHGEGSRHQKAVEFSSGAKSPSKSGAQTPKSPPEHYVQETPLVFSRCTSVSSLDSFESHSIASSVQSEPYSGMVSGIISPSDLPDSPGQTMPPSRSKTPPPPPPRTTSIKQKVCMPPHSEKRDLAPRHAAVNAAVQKVQVLPDNDTLLHFATESTPEGFSCASSLSALSLDEPFIQKDVELKIMPPLHEDDHGNKTESEKEDIKESKRQDKPPATTESEKDILDDSDNDDDDRKILEACINSAMPTKSSRKPKKQTPPTTSRIPPPVVCKPSQLPVYKLLPSQNRGQLQKHMALSHGEDMPRVYCVEGTPTNFSTATSLSDLTIDSPPNELAAIEIPAPQAEASNQRRDTVPEGKSAETTDIAGAFDLQCAPGENEGDDILAECINSAMPKGKTHKPFRVQKMSDQPQHPPTATGSLVQQEFEKKKPTSPVKPMPQSSEYRARMLKRPDAPSNFSEPAFPDKNTETKKLESKACPRLADKPLNTEERARPGFAFDSPHHYTPIEGTPYCFSRNDSLSSLDFEDDDLDLSKEKAELRKDKEQRNLPPSKSNGEHSGNRKNVSTFQIAPSKALQKPGFSIASKENTGPVHDEKQNFSIEDTPVCFSRNSSLSSLSDIDQENNNKDCSHKEDTSQVEVPRPQASGYAPKAFHVEDTPVCFSRNSSLSSLSIDSEDDLLQECISSAMPKKKKQPPRNKSDDHGVKEEKSMLADGILAEEPDLILDLTDTHSPISEQALSPDSESFDWKAIQEGANSIVSSLHQAAASLSRQGSSDSDSILSLKSGISIGSPFHLPSNQDDNKPPAHKGPRILKPGEKSTLETKKKDDDAAKSLKGGKKVYKSLITGKPRPSLETITSQQRQTQVPVVSRGRTMVHVPGVRSSSPSTSPIPKKPPTRGQATKPPAPQAPNSGNSPRTMKTPSKSDPSPAREPAASQGGSSKTSSRSGSRDSTPSRPPQQSLARPMQSPGRTSASPGRNGLTPPNKFSQIPRNVSPSATSKPGSGRMSYPSPGRQLSQHTPPKHSGLPRSTSGIPRSESASKILNQCGATGPSKKAELSRMSSTKSSGSESDRSEKPGLVRQSTFIKEAPSPTLKRKLEESASFESLSPSSTSQSQTPISSPSLPDMSLSLPYQGSGWKKSPQSQNSSENGDSKSLRRHDISRSHSESPSRLPINRGGTWKREHSKHSSSLPRVGTWKRTGSSSSILSASSESSEKGRSEDERQPANPPQRSGQNKDGGLERKGTWRKIKDSDKGHSMTLDLPDPTSDVRTAHQTSATESVSEDVWVRIEDCPINSPKSSKSPTANTPPVIDGFSGRLHPSDWDLSEMHHRQQTTNENGASRRLGSETNLNLIRSSESLDKKVTDIKPVLSTPNIATEVHEIAIAERTPFSSTNSSKHSSPSGAVAARVSPFNYTPSPRKSSADNTTPRPSQIPTPVNSSVKKIDSKGDTTESGSYIVTSV